The following coding sequences are from one Azospirillum humicireducens window:
- a CDS encoding AAA family ATPase, which produces MSKTTRVRKSASFAPLRNLTLLEELVIKLKGRSPDVPGLGVFHGRSGDGKSRAAAWVGASDHMAYYVEANDFWTPRAMLRAIVDAMGIAMPPHATNNELAGKIAEELETSRRPLIIDEADHLAKKDMIDKVRALHDMASPGTASIVLIGEEGLPQKLQRYERFHRRILDFVQAEPCDLDDARQLAKLYCPRVAVADDLLQLLLDQTYRSTGRVTLNLVSVADFAAGEGLREIDAAGYAGQRINTGAAPAVRRF; this is translated from the coding sequence ATGTCGAAAACGACCCGCGTCCGCAAGTCCGCATCCTTCGCCCCGCTCCGCAATCTGACGCTGCTGGAGGAACTGGTCATCAAACTCAAGGGCCGCAGCCCCGACGTGCCCGGCCTTGGCGTTTTCCATGGCCGTTCAGGCGACGGCAAGAGCCGTGCCGCCGCTTGGGTCGGCGCCAGCGATCACATGGCCTACTACGTCGAGGCGAACGACTTCTGGACTCCGCGCGCGATGCTGCGCGCCATCGTCGACGCCATGGGCATCGCCATGCCGCCCCATGCGACGAACAACGAATTGGCCGGCAAGATCGCTGAGGAGCTGGAGACCAGCCGCCGCCCGCTGATCATCGACGAAGCCGACCACCTGGCGAAGAAGGACATGATCGACAAGGTCAGGGCCTTGCACGACATGGCGTCGCCCGGCACCGCGAGCATCGTCCTGATCGGCGAGGAAGGGCTGCCGCAGAAGCTCCAGCGCTACGAGCGGTTCCACCGACGCATCCTCGACTTCGTCCAGGCCGAGCCCTGCGACCTCGACGACGCCCGCCAGCTGGCGAAGCTCTACTGTCCGCGCGTCGCAGTCGCCGACGACCTGCTGCAGCTGCTGCTCGACCAGACCTATCGGTCGACCGGCCGCGTCACCCTGAACCTTGTGTCGGTCGCCGACTTTGCCGCCGGCGAGGGGCTTCGGGAGATCGATGCCGCCGGCTATGCAGGCCAGCGGATCAACACTGGTGCCGCCCCGGCGGTCCGGAGGTTCTGA
- a CDS encoding winged helix DNA-binding protein: MSKRGFSETVLMVFLHGYAQALAHDGRTPSARRLAERLGYSETSGLYARSECIARGWMEVVQPPHGNSPGILRLTPAGIDAARSTALPTRQSPTPRTPSHPKRDRMQAASAAKIRTCLCCGNGFASEGPGNRICNRCRSTEVYCSGDVSSFRAVLP, translated from the coding sequence ATGAGCAAGCGCGGCTTCTCCGAGACCGTTCTGATGGTCTTTCTCCACGGCTATGCGCAGGCGTTGGCCCATGACGGCAGAACCCCGTCAGCGCGTAGGCTCGCCGAGCGGCTGGGCTACAGCGAGACTTCGGGTCTCTACGCAAGGTCCGAGTGCATCGCCCGCGGCTGGATGGAGGTGGTGCAGCCGCCGCATGGCAACAGCCCCGGCATCCTGCGCCTGACGCCCGCCGGGATCGACGCGGCACGCAGCACTGCCCTTCCGACCAGGCAGTCGCCGACGCCTCGCACCCCATCGCATCCGAAGCGCGACCGGATGCAGGCTGCCTCGGCAGCGAAAATCCGGACATGCCTGTGCTGTGGCAATGGCTTCGCCTCCGAAGGTCCCGGCAATCGGATCTGCAACCGCTGCCGCTCGACCGAGGTCTACTGCTCCGGCGATGTGTCCTCCTTCAGGGCGGTGCTGCCATGA
- a CDS encoding DUF3164 family protein produces the protein MEAVTPTTTPAIPAGYMADAKGRLVPETLVKPADKLQDQLVRKLMGYADDLSAQIARFKAHTFDDVGVFLALLAEQYQDSRGGQKGNMTLTSFDGTMKVQVAVADHMTFGPELQIAKNLIDACIADWSTGANDNIRALVEHAFRVDQEGQVSRDAIFALRRVAIEDERWKQAMTAIADSVRIEGTKTYVRFYRRPSPEARWEAVTIDLASA, from the coding sequence ATGGAAGCCGTCACCCCGACCACCACGCCCGCGATCCCGGCCGGCTACATGGCCGACGCCAAGGGCCGGTTGGTCCCCGAGACCCTGGTCAAGCCGGCCGACAAGCTGCAGGACCAGCTGGTGCGCAAGCTGATGGGCTACGCCGACGACCTGTCGGCCCAGATCGCCCGCTTCAAGGCGCACACCTTCGACGACGTCGGCGTCTTTCTGGCGCTGCTGGCCGAGCAGTACCAGGACAGCCGCGGCGGTCAGAAGGGCAACATGACCCTGACCAGCTTCGACGGCACGATGAAGGTGCAGGTGGCGGTCGCCGACCACATGACCTTCGGCCCCGAGCTGCAGATCGCCAAGAACCTGATCGACGCCTGCATCGCCGACTGGTCGACCGGCGCCAACGACAACATCCGTGCCCTGGTCGAGCATGCCTTCCGTGTCGACCAGGAAGGACAGGTCAGCCGCGACGCCATCTTCGCCCTGCGCCGCGTCGCCATTGAGGACGAACGGTGGAAACAGGCCATGACAGCCATCGCCGACAGCGTCCGGATCGAGGGCACCAAGACCTACGTCCGCTTCTACCGCCGCCCGTCGCCCGAGGCGCGCTGGGAAGCGGTGACCATCGACCTTGCCAGCGCGTGA
- a CDS encoding regulatory protein GemA, translated as MTAAVKSDARRSADLRAIHAMRRELALTEDCYRARVSQVSDGRTDSAGNLRAPERAKLIEQLKGLGAGKKRRGRPARPALTAQQRKVRAMWLDLADRGAVTDRSETALAAWLKSRIGVEALQWLQPADAGRAIEQLKRWMDRLEETLQP; from the coding sequence ATGACCGCCGCCGTCAAATCCGACGCCCGCCGGTCGGCAGACCTGAGAGCGATCCATGCCATGCGCCGCGAACTGGCGCTGACCGAGGACTGCTATCGCGCACGCGTCTCCCAGGTGTCCGACGGTCGGACGGACAGCGCCGGCAATCTCCGTGCGCCGGAGCGTGCCAAGCTGATCGAGCAACTGAAGGGGCTGGGCGCCGGCAAGAAGCGCCGGGGCCGGCCGGCCCGGCCGGCGCTGACGGCACAGCAGCGGAAGGTCCGCGCCATGTGGCTGGATCTGGCGGACCGCGGCGCCGTCACGGATCGCAGCGAGACGGCCTTGGCGGCCTGGCTGAAGAGCCGGATCGGCGTCGAAGCGCTGCAATGGCTCCAACCCGCCGACGCCGGCCGCGCCATCGAGCAACTGAAGCGCTGGATGGACCGCTTAGAGGAGACGCTCCAGCCATGA
- a CDS encoding TraR/DksA family transcriptional regulator yields the protein MQAGSVLCIDCDTAIPPARRAALPSATRCVDCQEKHERGK from the coding sequence ATGCAGGCCGGCTCGGTCCTCTGCATCGACTGCGACACGGCGATCCCGCCAGCCCGCCGCGCGGCCCTGCCGTCAGCGACCCGGTGCGTGGACTGCCAAGAGAAACACGAACGGGGGAAGTGA
- a CDS encoding DUF2730 family protein produces the protein MLDDLWKWGWAIVLVFNLLLAWIVWTLRAGFVPRSEFQRLDTRVALIEQEVKHLPTQTDMAAVRDVLAQVKGQGDAQQQVVNGIAASVRRIEDYMMRANA, from the coding sequence ATGCTGGACGATCTGTGGAAATGGGGCTGGGCGATCGTCCTGGTCTTCAACCTCTTGCTGGCCTGGATCGTGTGGACGCTCCGCGCCGGCTTCGTGCCGCGGTCCGAGTTCCAGCGGCTCGACACCCGCGTCGCGCTGATCGAGCAGGAGGTCAAGCATCTGCCGACGCAGACCGACATGGCTGCGGTGCGCGACGTGCTGGCACAGGTGAAGGGACAGGGCGACGCGCAGCAACAGGTGGTCAACGGCATCGCCGCCAGCGTGCGGCGCATTGAGGACTACATGATGAGGGCCAACGCATGA
- a CDS encoding DUF3486 family protein, whose translation MARSTLDKLPKEIREELGRLREDGWTIDELLSKLQELRAAGRHDLDVSRSAVGRYVQGIDKVGEQLRQSRAMAEALVRQLGDEPDTKVARLNIELGHSLIMNLMTGMAGGGAEGEDGQQSVQLDPEQVMFLTSSIQKLASARKTDAELILRLQTEADKRAIAAMEATAKRKGLSADTIADIKKDFLGIRKAS comes from the coding sequence ATGGCCCGCTCGACACTGGACAAGCTGCCCAAGGAAATCCGCGAGGAACTGGGGCGGCTGCGCGAAGACGGCTGGACGATCGACGAACTGCTGTCGAAGCTGCAGGAGCTGCGCGCCGCCGGCCGCCACGACCTCGACGTGTCGCGGTCGGCGGTCGGCCGCTATGTGCAGGGCATCGACAAGGTCGGCGAGCAGCTACGCCAATCCCGAGCGATGGCCGAGGCTCTGGTGCGGCAGCTTGGCGACGAGCCCGACACCAAGGTCGCCCGGCTGAACATCGAGCTGGGCCATAGCCTGATCATGAACCTGATGACCGGCATGGCCGGCGGCGGGGCCGAAGGCGAAGACGGCCAGCAGTCCGTCCAGCTCGACCCCGAACAGGTCATGTTCCTGACCAGCTCGATCCAGAAGCTGGCATCGGCCCGAAAGACCGACGCGGAGCTGATCCTGCGGCTGCAGACCGAGGCGGACAAGCGCGCGATCGCCGCCATGGAGGCGACGGCCAAGCGCAAGGGCCTGTCGGCCGACACCATCGCCGACATCAAGAAGGACTTCCTCGGCATCCGGAAGGCGTCATGA
- a CDS encoding terminase large subunit domain-containing protein, translated as MKLRPAVEEDFKRLPSEIPAGLVATGGSELDLLLAYQKRLLETTAICSVVVVEKSRRIGYTWAIAADAVLTSAAEKSAKGMDTLYIGYNLDMAREFIDTCGAWARLFDRACSAMSEELFDDGSDDGIKAFRITFASGFEIVALASRPRSLRGRQGFVIIDEAAFHDDLAELLKSAMALLIWGGKVAVISTHNGTAHPFNQLIEDCRAGKKPYAVLRVTFDDALKDGLYRRICLVKGEEWTAAKEAAWRAEIVGSYGDAADEELHVIPKNKGGVWLPRELVLARMSAEIPVVRWECEPGFVDLPDYARTAVAMDWCKETLEPLLTRLDPDRMSVYGHDYARLRDASVGIPAQIMSDLTLRAAFLMELRNVPDEEQKLIVRFILDRLPRFVKGAIDAGGNGASLAERMRQLFGAARIEEVKFSTEWYRVNMPPFKAALEGASILLPKDADVLVDFGQLEMRDGVAQLKRTQARTTGADGNKRHGDAAIAAVLAHYASRLPTAEYDYTPARTAEATKRRDLPDFSDDDDRHGLFGAGGY; from the coding sequence ATGAAGCTGCGCCCGGCCGTCGAGGAAGACTTCAAGCGCCTGCCCAGCGAGATCCCGGCCGGACTGGTCGCCACTGGCGGTTCGGAGCTGGACCTGCTGCTGGCCTATCAGAAGCGGCTGCTGGAAACGACCGCGATCTGTTCGGTCGTGGTCGTCGAGAAGTCCCGCCGCATCGGCTACACATGGGCCATCGCCGCCGACGCCGTCCTGACCTCTGCCGCCGAGAAGTCGGCCAAGGGCATGGACACGCTGTACATCGGCTACAACCTCGACATGGCGCGGGAGTTCATCGACACCTGCGGCGCATGGGCGCGGCTGTTCGACCGCGCCTGTTCGGCCATGTCGGAGGAACTGTTCGACGACGGGTCGGACGACGGCATCAAGGCGTTCCGCATCACCTTCGCCAGCGGCTTCGAGATCGTCGCCCTGGCGTCGCGGCCCCGCTCGCTTCGCGGCCGGCAAGGCTTCGTCATCATCGACGAGGCGGCCTTCCACGACGATCTGGCGGAGCTGCTGAAGTCGGCCATGGCGCTGCTGATCTGGGGCGGCAAGGTCGCGGTCATCAGCACGCACAACGGAACCGCCCACCCCTTCAATCAGCTGATCGAGGACTGCCGCGCCGGCAAGAAGCCCTATGCCGTGCTGCGTGTCACCTTCGACGATGCGCTGAAGGACGGCCTCTATCGCCGCATCTGCCTGGTCAAGGGCGAAGAATGGACGGCCGCGAAGGAGGCCGCCTGGCGGGCCGAGATCGTCGGCAGCTACGGCGACGCGGCCGACGAAGAGCTGCACGTCATCCCCAAGAACAAGGGCGGCGTCTGGCTGCCGCGCGAACTGGTGCTGGCGCGCATGTCGGCCGAGATCCCGGTGGTGCGGTGGGAGTGCGAGCCGGGCTTCGTCGATCTGCCGGACTATGCCCGCACCGCCGTCGCCATGGACTGGTGCAAGGAGACGCTGGAGCCGCTGCTGACGCGGCTCGACCCCGACCGCATGTCGGTCTACGGCCACGACTATGCCCGTCTGCGCGACGCCTCCGTCGGCATCCCGGCTCAGATCATGTCCGATCTGACCCTGCGCGCGGCATTCCTGATGGAGCTGCGCAACGTCCCGGACGAGGAGCAGAAACTGATCGTCCGCTTCATCCTGGATCGGCTGCCGCGCTTTGTGAAGGGCGCGATCGACGCCGGCGGCAACGGCGCCAGCTTGGCAGAGCGTATGCGCCAGCTGTTCGGCGCCGCCCGGATCGAAGAGGTGAAGTTCTCGACCGAGTGGTACCGGGTCAACATGCCGCCCTTCAAGGCGGCGCTGGAAGGCGCGTCGATCCTGCTGCCCAAGGATGCCGACGTGCTGGTCGACTTCGGCCAGCTGGAGATGCGCGACGGCGTGGCGCAGCTGAAGCGGACGCAGGCCCGCACCACCGGCGCCGACGGCAACAAGCGGCACGGCGACGCCGCCATCGCAGCGGTGCTGGCCCACTATGCAAGCCGGCTGCCCACGGCCGAATACGACTACACCCCCGCCCGCACGGCCGAGGCGACCAAGCGCCGCGACCTGCCTGACTTCTCCGACGACGACGACCGCCACGGCCTGTTCGGCGCCGGCGGCTACTGA
- a CDS encoding DUF935 domain-containing protein: MPAIRVTSPILDPNTGKPIVREVLTEEISGPTVTGVRQVLADHPSQGLTPLQLGGILAAAEQGDPSSYLALAEDIEEKFIHYRSVLATRRLAVAQLDVTVEAASDAPDDIEAADLVRLAIADDAFADVLYDLLDGLGKGFSVAEIIWDTSGRQWMPARIVWRDPRWFVFDRIDGTTLRLRDGGAVDGVDLAPFKYMVHRPKTKSGIPIRGGLARPACWAWLFTAFGTKDWLSFVETYGQPIRVGKYGPEASKADHAALLRAVRNIASDAAAIIPASMQLEFVEASKGTANAAIFQGLVEFFERQTSKLVLGQTATTDAIAGGHAVGQEHRQVQEDIERADARQLAVTLKRDLVVPLVALNMGPRAAYPTIRIGRPAQDDLKLQLEALKGLVPLGLRVSASEVRDKFGFADPDKADELLGAPAQTSPPVGQPTTAPGAKALASQQAAEPDAVDGLVDELLGDWQPMAAPLVTAILSAAEDATSAEDFVSRLVAVAGDDHTGALREALARGQFMARVAARVGAAGDA; encoded by the coding sequence ATGCCCGCGATCCGCGTGACCTCCCCGATCCTCGACCCGAACACCGGCAAGCCCATCGTCCGCGAGGTGCTGACCGAGGAGATTTCCGGTCCCACCGTGACCGGCGTGCGCCAGGTGCTGGCCGACCACCCGTCGCAGGGCCTGACGCCGCTGCAGCTGGGCGGCATCCTGGCCGCTGCGGAGCAGGGTGACCCGTCCTCCTATCTGGCTCTGGCCGAGGACATCGAGGAGAAGTTCATCCATTACCGGTCCGTGTTGGCGACGCGCCGCTTGGCCGTTGCCCAGCTGGACGTGACGGTCGAGGCCGCCAGCGACGCCCCGGACGACATCGAGGCCGCCGACCTGGTGCGGCTGGCCATTGCCGACGATGCCTTCGCCGACGTGCTCTATGACCTGCTGGATGGGCTGGGCAAGGGCTTCAGCGTCGCGGAGATCATCTGGGACACGTCGGGGCGCCAGTGGATGCCGGCCCGCATCGTCTGGCGCGATCCGCGCTGGTTCGTCTTCGACCGGATCGACGGCACCACCTTGCGCCTGCGCGATGGCGGCGCGGTCGACGGCGTCGATCTGGCGCCCTTCAAGTACATGGTCCATCGGCCCAAGACGAAGTCCGGCATTCCGATCCGCGGCGGTCTGGCCCGCCCCGCCTGCTGGGCGTGGCTGTTTACCGCCTTCGGCACGAAGGACTGGCTATCCTTCGTCGAGACCTACGGCCAGCCCATCCGGGTCGGCAAGTACGGTCCGGAAGCATCGAAGGCGGACCATGCCGCCCTGCTGCGCGCCGTCCGCAACATCGCCAGCGATGCCGCGGCGATCATCCCGGCCTCCATGCAGCTGGAGTTCGTCGAGGCCAGCAAGGGGACCGCGAACGCCGCCATCTTCCAGGGGCTGGTGGAGTTCTTCGAGCGGCAGACGTCGAAGCTGGTGCTGGGGCAGACCGCGACGACCGACGCGATCGCCGGCGGCCATGCGGTGGGGCAGGAACACCGGCAGGTCCAAGAGGACATCGAGCGCGCAGACGCCCGCCAGCTGGCGGTGACGCTGAAGCGCGATCTGGTGGTGCCGCTGGTCGCGCTGAACATGGGGCCACGCGCCGCCTATCCGACCATCCGGATCGGTCGGCCGGCGCAGGATGATCTTAAACTGCAGCTTGAGGCCCTGAAGGGGCTGGTGCCGCTGGGGCTGCGGGTCTCGGCAAGCGAGGTCCGCGACAAGTTCGGCTTTGCGGATCCCGACAAGGCGGACGAACTGCTGGGCGCACCGGCCCAGACGTCACCGCCAGTCGGCCAGCCGACGACGGCTCCCGGCGCCAAGGCTCTGGCCTCCCAGCAGGCCGCGGAACCGGATGCGGTCGACGGACTGGTGGACGAGCTGCTGGGCGACTGGCAGCCGATGGCTGCGCCGCTGGTGACGGCCATCCTGTCGGCCGCAGAGGATGCGACCAGCGCCGAGGACTTTGTGTCCCGACTGGTCGCGGTAGCCGGCGACGATCACACGGGCGCACTGCGAGAGGCTTTGGCGCGCGGCCAGTTCATGGCGCGGGTCGCGGCGCGGGTTGGCGCGGCCGGCGATGCCTGA
- a CDS encoding phage minor head protein — translation MTTPTLSPLPPEQAIKFLEAKGYRVGFNWKDVWQEEHAVAFTVAKMMEVDLLADVHRSLVTALKDGQSFEQWRAGLEPLLKARGWWGKAIDTDPLTGEEQVVQLGSPRRLKTIFDVNVRMSMASGQWERIERLAPARPYLRYVAVRDDRTRPEHLAWHGTILKVGDPWWNTHSPPCGWSCRCTLQQLSAKDLERNGWTETAEAPAENPRPWLNNRTGETVEVPAGVDPGFAYHKGKASREAEAARQLMEKAAVLPPDIATASFNPQRWAGPLADSFAEWYDGIDFSRPKGEVRVAGMLSRRVLDNLAAKGIAPESAAITVKDKDLQHAQRKGHEEDGIMIPHEVMRRLPVHLAKPSAVLWDRNQDHLVYVFDAVPGGAKPTGKLVVYVDVSSKGRAADGARIRVVTNPLHTGYLVDPQALRDRITYELIEGAI, via the coding sequence ATGACGACGCCGACCCTTTCTCCCCTTCCGCCCGAGCAGGCGATCAAGTTCCTGGAAGCCAAGGGCTACCGGGTTGGCTTCAATTGGAAGGACGTCTGGCAGGAAGAGCATGCCGTCGCCTTCACAGTCGCCAAGATGATGGAGGTCGACCTGCTGGCCGACGTTCACCGCTCGCTGGTGACGGCGCTGAAGGACGGCCAGTCCTTCGAACAGTGGCGCGCCGGGCTTGAGCCGCTGCTGAAGGCGCGCGGCTGGTGGGGCAAGGCGATCGACACCGACCCGCTGACCGGCGAGGAGCAGGTGGTGCAACTCGGCAGCCCGCGCCGGCTGAAGACGATCTTCGACGTCAATGTCAGGATGTCCATGGCGTCCGGCCAGTGGGAGCGGATCGAGCGGCTGGCGCCTGCGCGGCCCTATCTGCGCTATGTCGCCGTCCGCGACGACCGCACCAGACCCGAACATCTGGCGTGGCACGGGACCATTCTGAAGGTCGGCGACCCGTGGTGGAACACCCACAGCCCGCCTTGCGGCTGGAGCTGCCGCTGCACCCTGCAGCAGCTGTCCGCCAAGGACCTGGAGCGGAACGGCTGGACCGAGACGGCCGAGGCCCCGGCCGAGAACCCGCGCCCCTGGCTGAACAACCGGACCGGCGAGACGGTCGAGGTGCCGGCCGGCGTCGATCCGGGCTTTGCCTATCACAAGGGCAAGGCGTCGCGGGAAGCCGAAGCGGCCCGGCAGTTGATGGAGAAGGCGGCCGTTCTGCCGCCCGACATCGCCACCGCCTCCTTCAACCCTCAGCGCTGGGCCGGTCCGCTCGCCGACAGCTTCGCCGAATGGTATGACGGCATCGACTTCTCACGGCCGAAGGGAGAGGTCCGGGTCGCCGGCATGCTGTCCCGCCGGGTGCTCGACAATTTGGCCGCCAAGGGGATCGCCCCTGAGAGCGCGGCCATCACCGTCAAGGACAAGGACCTGCAGCACGCCCAGCGCAAGGGGCACGAGGAGGACGGGATCATGATCCCGCACGAGGTGATGCGCCGCCTGCCTGTCCACCTTGCCAAGCCCAGCGCCGTCCTGTGGGACCGCAATCAGGACCATCTGGTCTATGTTTTCGACGCGGTGCCGGGTGGAGCGAAGCCGACAGGCAAGCTGGTGGTGTATGTCGATGTTTCAAGCAAGGGCCGGGCGGCCGATGGCGCCCGCATCCGTGTGGTGACCAATCCGCTGCACACGGGGTATCTGGTCGATCCGCAGGCTCTGCGCGACCGGATCACATATGAGCTGATTGAAGGGGCGATCTGA
- a CDS encoding phage protease has protein sequence MTIPTTLHPPIGAGTRNVPAPALCAAGLAETVATCAVFSDLSTGGTPPRRIRLLPAGAVQPNDGRAGWTVKDAAAVVAASLATAPHGLLAIDYDHAADLAAPKGGTAPAAGWITGLQVTAYGIEADVEWTEAGARAIASKEYRFISPSFLHTEDRQVTRIIGAGLTNRPALSHLPALAHQGHHMDPILKALLEALGLPQNADQATAVAAVTGLKATAASTTALCSAAGVDAGATADQVVTAVTALKATAGQVKAIASAAGLAETATPAEIAAAVTTLKANASAATLLETQVATLSGRLQALEGDKLSAEVDDAIKAGKFVPAQRAELLALASANKPIFDKLVASAVPVVKPGEQLSGNPSPDGGLTAEQKAVCAAMGLSEDAYKKSLGVPSGKEG, from the coding sequence ATGACGATCCCGACAACGCTCCATCCGCCCATCGGCGCCGGCACCCGCAACGTGCCGGCGCCGGCTCTGTGTGCCGCCGGCCTGGCCGAAACGGTCGCCACCTGTGCGGTCTTCTCCGACCTCTCGACCGGCGGCACGCCGCCCCGCCGCATCCGGCTGCTGCCGGCCGGCGCGGTGCAGCCGAACGACGGCCGGGCGGGCTGGACGGTGAAGGATGCGGCGGCGGTGGTCGCCGCCTCGCTGGCGACGGCCCCCCATGGGCTGCTCGCCATCGACTATGACCACGCCGCCGATCTGGCCGCGCCGAAGGGCGGGACCGCACCGGCGGCGGGCTGGATCACCGGCCTGCAGGTGACGGCCTATGGCATCGAAGCCGACGTCGAATGGACCGAGGCCGGCGCCCGCGCCATCGCGAGCAAGGAATACCGGTTCATAAGCCCGTCGTTCCTGCACACCGAAGATCGTCAGGTCACCCGCATCATCGGCGCCGGCCTTACCAACCGGCCGGCGCTGTCCCACCTCCCCGCACTCGCCCACCAGGGACATCACATGGATCCGATCCTCAAAGCGTTGCTGGAGGCGCTGGGGCTGCCCCAGAATGCCGACCAAGCGACGGCCGTTGCGGCGGTCACCGGCCTGAAGGCCACCGCCGCCTCCACCACCGCCCTATGCTCCGCGGCCGGTGTCGATGCCGGCGCCACGGCCGACCAGGTCGTCACCGCCGTCACGGCGCTGAAGGCGACCGCCGGTCAGGTCAAGGCCATCGCCTCGGCCGCCGGGCTGGCCGAGACCGCCACGCCGGCGGAGATCGCCGCCGCGGTCACCACGCTGAAGGCGAACGCATCCGCCGCCACCCTGCTCGAAACGCAGGTCGCCACCCTGTCCGGCCGGTTGCAGGCGCTGGAGGGCGACAAGCTGTCGGCCGAAGTCGACGATGCCATCAAGGCCGGCAAGTTCGTGCCCGCCCAGCGGGCCGAGCTGCTGGCCCTCGCATCGGCCAACAAGCCCATCTTCGACAAGCTGGTCGCCAGTGCGGTGCCGGTGGTGAAGCCGGGCGAGCAACTGTCCGGCAACCCGTCGCCCGACGGCGGCCTGACGGCCGAGCAGAAGGCGGTCTGCGCCGCGATGGGGCTGTCGGAGGACGCCTACAAGAAGTCGCTGGGCGTCCCGTCCGGCAAGGAGGGCTAA
- a CDS encoding Mu-like prophage major head subunit gpT family protein — protein sequence MLITPPALNALFTGFQTAYQQGFAGVQPQWNLVAMEAPSTTASETYGWMKDIPGFREWVGQRVVHNLEAAGYTITNLPWELTIGVDRDAIEDDKFGIFTPLFSEMGRQTASFPDTKVFPLLKAGFNTACYDGQYFFDTDHPVIAKDGSTVSVSNVQSGSGDPWFLMDLSRMIKPMVYQKRRPFTFTRMDAPTSEVVFRQKKYEYGVDGRANVGFGFWQLAFGSKADLTHDNYSAARAAMQSFKRDHGDPLGVNPTHLVVPPSLEGKARQVVENQRKANGEDNEWKGTAKLVVVPWLA from the coding sequence ATGCTCATCACCCCGCCCGCCCTCAACGCCCTCTTTACCGGCTTCCAGACCGCCTACCAGCAGGGCTTCGCCGGCGTCCAGCCGCAGTGGAACCTGGTCGCCATGGAGGCGCCGTCGACCACGGCGTCCGAGACCTACGGCTGGATGAAGGACATCCCCGGCTTCCGCGAATGGGTCGGCCAGCGCGTCGTCCACAACTTGGAAGCCGCCGGCTACACCATCACCAACCTGCCCTGGGAACTGACCATCGGCGTCGACCGCGACGCCATCGAGGACGACAAGTTCGGCATCTTCACGCCGCTGTTCTCGGAGATGGGCCGGCAGACGGCGTCCTTCCCGGACACGAAGGTCTTCCCGCTGCTGAAGGCCGGCTTCAATACGGCCTGCTACGACGGCCAGTATTTCTTCGACACGGATCATCCCGTGATCGCGAAGGACGGCAGCACGGTGTCCGTGTCCAACGTCCAGTCCGGCAGCGGCGACCCGTGGTTCCTGATGGACCTCAGCCGCATGATCAAGCCGATGGTCTACCAGAAGCGTCGTCCCTTCACCTTCACCAGGATGGACGCGCCGACCAGCGAGGTGGTGTTCCGTCAGAAGAAGTACGAGTACGGCGTCGACGGCCGGGCCAACGTGGGTTTCGGCTTCTGGCAGCTCGCCTTCGGGTCGAAGGCGGACCTGACGCACGACAACTACTCGGCTGCCCGCGCCGCCATGCAGAGCTTCAAGCGCGATCACGGCGATCCGCTGGGCGTCAACCCCACGCACCTGGTGGTGCCGCCGTCGCTGGAGGGCAAGGCCCGCCAGGTCGTGGAGAACCAGCGCAAGGCCAACGGCGAAGACAACGAGTGGAAGGGCACTGCCAAGCTCGTCGTCGTGCCGTGGCTCGCCTGA
- a CDS encoding HI1506-related protein, with translation MKDLLIAARPAAGFRRCGLHHPPAEVRHPAGAFTEAEVRALKAEPNLIVIEAEPDGGADAAEKPARKAGKGKDAPAEAPPRQSPPPEA, from the coding sequence ATGAAAGACCTGCTGATCGCCGCCCGCCCCGCCGCCGGTTTCCGCCGCTGCGGCCTGCACCACCCGCCGGCCGAGGTGCGCCACCCCGCCGGCGCCTTCACCGAGGCCGAGGTCCGGGCGCTGAAGGCCGAGCCCAACCTGATCGTCATCGAGGCCGAGCCGGACGGCGGCGCTGACGCGGCGGAGAAGCCGGCCCGCAAGGCCGGCAAGGGCAAGGACGCCCCGGCCGAGGCGCCGCCCCGGCAGTCCCCGCCCCCCGAAGCCTGA